In Halorubellus sp. JP-L1, one DNA window encodes the following:
- a CDS encoding Xaa-Pro peptidase family protein: MEPDLSGLDAYLDEQGVDGYAFFDDDSNSDLYYTTGFGAPDPFFAVYTPEETAILVSSLEYGRARKESRADVVERQAAYDPREKREEYGEELVQQKVVSAFLEDVGVESVATQFGFPAGLADGLREEGVTVDPEYSRHSEIMGVRAVKTDEELEHVRDAQKANEEAMRAAEALIRDASVEDGVLYHDGEALTSERVTEEIEVTLLRQGCALDETIVACGSDAADPHDRGGGPLEAGETIIVDIFPRSKATKYHADMTRTFVKGDATETQKEWHAVTDEARKAALDAVEAGVSGEEVNQAVVDVYQDAGHPTVFTDPETETGFIHSTGHGVGLDVHEAPSISRNGPELEAGHVITIEPGLYDPAVGGVRIEDIVVVTEDGYENLTDYPIELEVE; this comes from the coding sequence ATGGAACCGGACCTCTCCGGACTGGACGCGTACCTCGACGAGCAGGGCGTCGACGGCTACGCGTTCTTCGACGACGACTCGAACTCGGACCTCTACTACACGACCGGCTTCGGGGCCCCCGACCCGTTCTTCGCGGTGTACACGCCCGAGGAGACCGCGATACTCGTCTCATCGCTCGAGTACGGGCGAGCACGCAAAGAGAGCCGGGCCGACGTCGTCGAGCGACAGGCGGCGTACGATCCCCGGGAGAAGCGCGAGGAGTACGGCGAGGAACTCGTCCAGCAGAAGGTCGTCTCTGCGTTCTTGGAGGACGTCGGCGTCGAGTCGGTCGCGACCCAGTTCGGGTTCCCGGCGGGGCTCGCGGACGGACTCCGCGAGGAGGGCGTGACAGTCGACCCCGAGTACTCGCGGCACAGCGAGATCATGGGCGTCCGTGCGGTGAAGACCGACGAGGAACTCGAGCACGTCCGCGACGCCCAGAAGGCCAACGAGGAAGCGATGCGGGCGGCGGAGGCGCTCATCCGCGACGCGTCCGTCGAGGACGGCGTCCTTTACCACGACGGCGAGGCGTTGACGAGCGAGCGCGTGACCGAGGAGATCGAGGTGACGCTCCTCCGCCAGGGCTGTGCGCTCGACGAGACCATCGTCGCCTGTGGCTCGGACGCCGCAGACCCGCACGACCGCGGGGGGGGCCCGCTCGAGGCCGGCGAGACGATCATCGTCGACATCTTCCCGCGGAGCAAGGCGACGAAGTATCACGCAGACATGACGCGGACGTTCGTGAAGGGCGATGCGACCGAAACCCAGAAGGAGTGGCACGCGGTCACAGACGAGGCACGGAAGGCCGCGCTCGACGCTGTCGAAGCGGGCGTGAGCGGCGAAGAGGTGAACCAGGCGGTCGTCGACGTATACCAGGATGCCGGCCACCCGACGGTGTTCACCGACCCGGAGACCGAGACGGGATTCATCCACTCGACGGGTCACGGCGTCGGACTGGACGTCCACGAAGCCCCCTCGATCTCGCGGAACGGCCCGGAACTCGAGGCCGGGCACGTCATCACGATCGAACCTGGGCTCTACGACCCCGCGGTCGGTGGCGTCCGAATCGAGGACATCGTCGTCGTCACCGAAGACGGATACGAGAACCTCACCGACTACCCGATCGAACTCGAGGTCGAGTAG
- the aroA gene encoding 3-phosphoshikimate 1-carboxyvinyltransferase, whose product MDAHVSPSAVSGTARAPPSKSYTHRAILAAGLGDGATVRDPLLSADTRATARAVEAFGGSVDVTDNETELDVDGVAGSPGTPADVVDCANSGTTMRLVTAVAGLVDGTTVLTGDSSLRSRPQGPLLDALEQLGATARSTRSNGRAPLVVDGPMDGGTASIPGDVSSQFVTALLMAGALTDDGVTVALETELKSAPYVDVTLDVLDAFGVDATESAGGDAEVGSVAGYRVDGGQSYDPAGGEYRVPGDFSSMSYLLGAGAVAGDPSVTVEGAVPSAQGDAAIIDVIERMGAPIDWDRESGTATVERSALSGVTVDVGATPDLLPTIAALGAVADGDTRIENAEHVRYKETDRVTAMAEELSKMGAIVTEERDALTVHGGDTDLQGATVDGRADHRLVMALAVAALAADGDTTVRGCEHVDVSFPGFFDALADLGAHAHPID is encoded by the coding sequence ATGGACGCACACGTCTCGCCGTCGGCCGTCTCGGGGACGGCGCGAGCGCCGCCGTCGAAGAGTTACACGCATCGCGCCATCCTCGCCGCCGGACTCGGCGATGGAGCGACCGTCCGCGACCCACTCCTGAGCGCTGACACGCGAGCGACCGCGCGAGCCGTCGAAGCGTTCGGCGGGAGCGTCGACGTCACGGACAACGAGACCGAACTCGACGTCGATGGCGTCGCCGGATCGCCGGGCACGCCCGCGGACGTCGTCGACTGCGCGAACAGCGGCACGACGATGCGGCTCGTGACCGCGGTCGCCGGACTCGTCGACGGCACGACCGTCCTCACCGGCGACTCGTCGCTCCGGTCGCGCCCGCAGGGTCCGTTGCTCGACGCGCTCGAACAGCTCGGCGCCACCGCGCGAAGCACGCGCTCGAACGGACGGGCGCCACTCGTGGTCGACGGCCCGATGGACGGCGGGACGGCGAGTATCCCCGGCGACGTCTCCTCGCAGTTCGTCACCGCGCTCCTGATGGCGGGCGCGCTCACCGACGACGGCGTGACAGTGGCCCTCGAGACAGAATTGAAGTCCGCGCCGTACGTCGACGTCACGCTCGACGTCCTCGACGCGTTCGGCGTCGACGCGACCGAGTCCGCTGGCGGCGACGCCGAGGTCGGGAGCGTCGCGGGCTACCGCGTCGACGGCGGGCAGTCCTACGACCCCGCGGGCGGCGAGTACCGGGTTCCGGGGGATTTCTCGTCGATGTCGTACCTCCTCGGCGCGGGCGCCGTCGCCGGTGACCCGTCCGTGACCGTCGAGGGTGCGGTCCCGAGCGCGCAGGGCGACGCCGCCATCATCGACGTCATCGAGCGCATGGGAGCGCCAATCGACTGGGACCGCGAGTCTGGGACGGCGACCGTCGAACGGAGCGCGCTCTCCGGGGTCACCGTCGACGTCGGCGCTACCCCCGACCTCCTCCCGACGATCGCTGCACTCGGCGCGGTCGCCGACGGCGACACCCGAATCGAGAACGCCGAGCACGTCCGATACAAGGAGACCGACCGCGTGACCGCGATGGCCGAGGAACTCTCGAAGATGGGCGCGATCGTCACCGAGGAACGCGACGCGCTCACCGTGCACGGCGGCGACACCGACCTCCAGGGGGCGACCGTCGACGGCCGCGCCGACCACCGTCTCGTCATGGCGCTCGCCGTCGCAGCACTCGCCGCCGACGGAGATACGACCGTTCGGGGCTGCGAGCACGTCGACGTCTCCTTCCCCGGGTTCTTCGACGCTCTCGCGGACCTCGGCGCGCACGCCCACCCGATCGACTGA